From the genome of Chloroflexota bacterium:
GATGATGTAGCTGTGACGCGCGCAATTGTGGAAGCGGGGAAATTGCTCGATGTGCAGGTACTGGATCATCTTGTGATTGGCCGCGGTAAGTGGGTTTCGCTCAAAGAACGCGGCCTGGGGTTTTGAGTACCATCATTCCGAGCGCAGCAAGGAATCCCTATGGTGATACTCTTTTTGAAGCGTTGCAGGGATTCCTCGTCGCTGTGCTCCTCGGAATGACTGCCTGTTAGGATGTTTTGGACGGCTTCACAATGATGAGAGTTTATTACGTCTATATCATGAATAGTAAGAGCGGCACACTATACACAGGTATGACGAATGATCTAGCACGCCGTGTATATGAGCACAAGCACAAATTGATTCCTGGATTTACACAGCGCTATGATGTAACTCGTTTGGCGTACTATGAAGAAGCAAATGATGTGAGTGTAGCAATTACGCGTGAAAAGGAAATCAAAGGATGGAGACGGAGCAAGAAAATTGCGCTAATAAAATCGCTTAATCCATCTTGGCGCGATTTGGCTGCTGATTGGTTTGAAAATGAATAAACGATGTCATTCCGAGCGCAGCGAGGAATCTCTATGAAGATACTTTCTAATTGAATATTGCAGGGATTCCTCGTCGCTGCGTTCCTCGGAATGACAATCAATCATCCCGTCCTGCGGATGCGAAAATTCTTATATTCCCCCGTTGCGGCGAGCCACTCATGCTTTACGCCAGATGTTGTCCCAGCCCGCGGCCCGCGCTGAAGTGCATTGAGCAGTTTTTCAAGCGCAGCTTGCGGGCCTTCAGCCAGCACTTCTACACTGCCAACCCAGCGATTGCGCACCCAGCCTAAGAGCTCCAGATTAACTGCATTTTGCTGCACAAAATAGCGAAAACCGACGCCCTGAACGCGCCCCTCTACTCGGGCATGCAGGCGGGCAAGATTGTGTAGATTCATACGGAAGCGGGAGTTTCCTGAACGGGTTTTCGACGTTTTATAGCGTCAACAATATTTAAAATTACCCACGGCAGCAAAAACAACGCAAAAATCAGCAGCCAAGGGAGTATGCCGCGCAGCGAAGTCAGCCAGGGATTTTCATGAAATGTGATACTGCGCCAATCCAGTTCGAGAGTCGTTAGTCCCTGGCCCAATGCAGTCTCAGCGCCATGCTCGCAATCCAG
Proteins encoded in this window:
- a CDS encoding GIY-YIG nuclease family protein — its product is MRVYYVYIMNSKSGTLYTGMTNDLARRVYEHKHKLIPGFTQRYDVTRLAYYEEANDVSVAITREKEIKGWRRSKKIALIKSLNPSWRDLAADWFENE
- a CDS encoding acylphosphatase — its product is MNLHNLARLHARVEGRVQGVGFRYFVQQNAVNLELLGWVRNRWVGSVEVLAEGPQAALEKLLNALQRGPRAGTTSGVKHEWLAATGEYKNFRIRRTG